One genomic region from Xylocopa sonorina isolate GNS202 unplaced genomic scaffold, iyXylSono1_principal scaffold0059, whole genome shotgun sequence encodes:
- the LOC143432205 gene encoding E3 ubiquitin-protein ligase RING1-like codes for MASAEQVGLNKTWELSLYELHRTPQDAITDSTEIAVSPRSLHNELMCPICLDMLKKTMTTKECLHRFCSDCIITALRSGNKECPTCRKKLVSKRSLRPDPNFDLLISKIYPSRDEYEKHQERVLAELNKSHSQAALVNSITEGIKLQSQNRPQRSRKCANESENANNATSYNNSQNASAPATPNPMNAANQSDSSQSTTGPLNNSSGGTTSRNSTTPSPNPANQIPKPPKRQKSLQNSENDSSSAEAETGGGDSMVDTEGEGPSEPLMLNEIELVFKPHPTEMSGDNSLIKALKENSIRYIKTTANATVDHLSKYLAMRLTLDLDTELSESDRLLNFCIYIAPSPGQLVVLSGSQTLRQVNDKFWRVNRPLEMYYSWKKT; via the exons ATGGCTTCCGCGGAACAGGTCGGCTTGAATAAAACTTGGGAATTATCGCTTTACGAGCTTCATCGTACACCACAAGATGCCATCACTGATAGTACTGAAATTGCGGTTAGTCCACGAAGTTTGCACAATGAACTTATGTGTCCAATTTGTTTGGATATGCTTAAAAAAACTATGACCACCAAGGAGTGCTTGCATCGTTTCTGTTCGGATTGTATTATTACGGCACTTAGAAGCGGCAACAAG GAATGTCCAACGTGTAGGAAAAAGCTTGTGTCCAAAAGATCTCTTAGACCAGATCCCAACTTTGATTTATTGATTTCTAAGATATACCCTAGTCGGGATGAGTATGAAAAACATCAGGAAAGAGTGTTGGCAGAATTAAACAAGTCACATTCACAAGCTGCATTGGTAAATTCCATTACAGAAGGGATTAAATTACAAAGTCAAAATCGTCCTCAAAGATCTAGGAAATGTGCGAATGAATCAGAAAATGCCAACAATGCAACGTCCTATAATAACTCTCAAAATGCCAGTGCACCAGCTACACCAAACCCAATGAATGCTGCGAATCAAAGTGACTCCTCTCAGAGTACAACTGGACCTTTAAACAACAGTAGCGGTG GTACTACATCCAGAAATTCAACCACACCATCGCCAAACCCAGCTAATCAAATTCCTAAACCACCAAAACGACAAAAAAGTTTACAAAATTCAGAGAATGATTCGTCTAGCGCGGAAGCTGAGACTGGCGGTGGTGATTCCATGGTAGACACGGAAGGTGAAGGTCCTAGTGAACCTTTAATGTTAAATGAGATCGAACTTGTTTTTAAACCACATCCTACGGAGATGTCTGGCGATAATTCACTAATAAAAGCTCTGAAGGAAAATAGTATTCGGTATATCAAGACAACAGCAAATGCTACAG TGGATCATTTGAGCAAATACTTGGCTATGCGATTAACATTAGATTTAGATACAGAATTATCGGAATCGGATAGACTACTCAATTTCTGCATCTATATAGCACCATCTCCTGGACAACTAGTGGTTTTAAGCGGATCACAGACATTGAGACAAGTCAATGATAAATTCTGGCGCGTCAATCGACCCTTGGAGATGTATTACTCGTGGAAGAAGACCTAG
- the LOC143432215 gene encoding tRNA selenocysteine 1-associated protein 1-like isoform X1 — protein MSGPMVLCQLWMGGLEPYMTESFIMNAFHKMGEQPQTVKVMRNRYTGEPAGYCFVHFPTDEMALDAMHKLNGKVIPGSNPAVRFRLNHASTTGKPTAEREFSIWVGDLSTDVDDYSLYRAFAAKYNSIRTAKVILDSSGFSKGYGFVRFANEEEQKNSLSTMNGYRGLGTKSLKICNAVPRPWNKLSGSTPPQSSSEYTPSNMNSDAYNYYDTSSYWNSYSAWQQGYYESEPTSDGYNSYISDQKPEEDELELIEHSVPIDIDKLNREIIEQDYNLWDALESSKWIPCDTLELCY, from the exons ATGTCTGGACCTATGGTTTTATGTCAATTGTGGATGGGAGGT TTAGAACCATATATGACGGAAAGTTTTATAATGAACGCTTTCCATAAAATGGGAGAACAACCACAAACAGTTAAGGTAATGAGAAATCGTTATACAGGCGAACCAGCAGGTTATTGTTTTGTACATTTTCCAACCGATGAAATGGCACTCGATGCTATGCATAAATTGAATGGCAAAGTTATACCCGGTTCAAATCCA GCTGTAAGGTTTCGATTAAACCATGCTAGTACAACAGGAAAGCCAACAGCAGAAAGAGAATTTAGCATTTGGGTTGGAGACTTATCGACAGATGTAGACGATTATTCTTTGTATAGGGCATTTGCTGCTAAATATAATTCAATTAGAACTGCAAAAGTAATTTTAGATAGTTCTGGATTTAGTAAAGGATATGGTTTTGTTAGATTTGCTAATGAGGAAGAGCAAAAGAATAGTTTAAGTACTATGAATGGATATAGAGGGTTGGGAACAAAATCATTAAAGATCTGCAACGCCGTACCTAGGCCTTGGAATAAATTATCAGG ATCAACACCTCCTCAATCTTCTTCTGAATACACACCATCAAATATGAATTCAGATGCTTACAATTATTATGATACATCGTCATATTGGAATAGTTATAGTGCATGGCAGCAAGGTTATTATGAAAGTGAACCTACATCGGATGGATATAATAGCTACATATCCGATCAGAAACCTGAAGAAGATGAATTGGAATTAATTG AACACTCAGTCCCCATAGATATCGATAAACTTAATAGAGAGATAATAGAACAAGATTATAATTTATGGGATGCTCTGGAGAGTTCAAAATGGATTCCATGTGATACTTTAGAATTATGTTATTAA
- the LOC143432215 gene encoding tRNA selenocysteine 1-associated protein 1-like isoform X2, with product MTESFIMNAFHKMGEQPQTVKVMRNRYTGEPAGYCFVHFPTDEMALDAMHKLNGKVIPGSNPAVRFRLNHASTTGKPTAEREFSIWVGDLSTDVDDYSLYRAFAAKYNSIRTAKVILDSSGFSKGYGFVRFANEEEQKNSLSTMNGYRGLGTKSLKICNAVPRPWNKLSGSTPPQSSSEYTPSNMNSDAYNYYDTSSYWNSYSAWQQGYYESEPTSDGYNSYISDQKPEEDELELIEHSVPIDIDKLNREIIEQDYNLWDALESSKWIPCDTLELCY from the exons ATGACGGAAAGTTTTATAATGAACGCTTTCCATAAAATGGGAGAACAACCACAAACAGTTAAGGTAATGAGAAATCGTTATACAGGCGAACCAGCAGGTTATTGTTTTGTACATTTTCCAACCGATGAAATGGCACTCGATGCTATGCATAAATTGAATGGCAAAGTTATACCCGGTTCAAATCCA GCTGTAAGGTTTCGATTAAACCATGCTAGTACAACAGGAAAGCCAACAGCAGAAAGAGAATTTAGCATTTGGGTTGGAGACTTATCGACAGATGTAGACGATTATTCTTTGTATAGGGCATTTGCTGCTAAATATAATTCAATTAGAACTGCAAAAGTAATTTTAGATAGTTCTGGATTTAGTAAAGGATATGGTTTTGTTAGATTTGCTAATGAGGAAGAGCAAAAGAATAGTTTAAGTACTATGAATGGATATAGAGGGTTGGGAACAAAATCATTAAAGATCTGCAACGCCGTACCTAGGCCTTGGAATAAATTATCAGG ATCAACACCTCCTCAATCTTCTTCTGAATACACACCATCAAATATGAATTCAGATGCTTACAATTATTATGATACATCGTCATATTGGAATAGTTATAGTGCATGGCAGCAAGGTTATTATGAAAGTGAACCTACATCGGATGGATATAATAGCTACATATCCGATCAGAAACCTGAAGAAGATGAATTGGAATTAATTG AACACTCAGTCCCCATAGATATCGATAAACTTAATAGAGAGATAATAGAACAAGATTATAATTTATGGGATGCTCTGGAGAGTTCAAAATGGATTCCATGTGATACTTTAGAATTATGTTATTAA